The DNA region TCGCAAATCACCTCCGGGCTCGTGCAGGAATACCGGGTTCATCGTGTCGAGCAGTGCAAGGCAGCCGGAGGCAAGGCACCGGCCCGCAACACGATCCACCAGGAGATTGTGGTCATTCGGCAAGTGTTGAAGACGGCGCTGCGGCACCAATGGATTGCCGGACTGCCGGACCTGTCGGAGCCTTACCGGTTGAACACCAAGGTATCGCACCGCGCCTGGTTCTCGCCCGAGGAGTACCGGGCGCTGTATACCGAGACCCAGGCGATGGCGAAAAAACCGCCCCATCGCCGCTACGCGCGGGAATACGCTCAGCTGCATGACTTCATCCTGTTCATGGCGAACACCGGCTTACGTCCCGATGAGGCGGCGCGCCTCGAATATCGGGACGTGAGCGTCGTGGATGACGACCGAAGCGGTGAAACCATTCTTGTGATCGAATGCCGCGGGAAGCGCGGCTACGGACCCTGCAAGAGCACCGCCAACGCGGTGCCGATCTTTCGGCGGTTGCAGAAACGCAACCAGCCTCAGCCGACAGATCGCATATTCCCTTCGCTGCAGCGGGACCTGTTCAACCGCATCCTGGAAAAGCTCAAGCTCAAGTACGACCGGGAGGGCAGGCCGAGGACGTTCTACAGCCTCCGGCACACCTACATCTCCTTCCGGCTGCTGGAAGGCGCCAACGTGCTGCAGATCGCCTGGAACTGCCGCACCAGCGTGGACATGATCGAGAAGTACTACGCCGCCCACATCAAGACGCGGCTCGATGCATCGGCGATCAACGTGCGCAGCGGGGCCACCACTGAGAGCGGCAAGCCTGGGGTGATCGCGGCCAACGACAACGCCGAGGAGGGGGAGGAGCTGGCTGCCTAGCAGCTGCCGACTTTATTTATCGTGCCTTGGGTTATCATCCTGGGCAGCATCACCGCAGAACTGATAGGAGATCGGTGATGAATGAATCCCAGCCCACCAGATTGGCCATGGCAGACGTTCATTCTGGACAGCATCTGGAGCCCGATGCCCTCAAGTTGGGCGTCGGCGCGGTGCTTGTGCTGTGCGCGGCGTTTGCTTGGCAGTCCATTGTCGCCTGGGCGGATGACCAGGAGCGGCGCTTCCACCGGCGGCAGCTTCGGGACGCCTACCGGCGGCGGCATGACTGGAAGAAGGCCGACCTTCCACACCTGAGAGCATTGGGCGTCAACTCTGCCGCCGAAAAGCGCATGCAGCGGCTTTCCGGCCGAGGCCGTCCGGTGGTCAAGCAGCCAAGGGCGCTTCACGAGGAAATCCTGGGCAAGCTGGGGACGATCAGCCCGCTTGTGAGTGGCGACGCCTCTCCGGGCGAGCGGCTGAAGGCGGTCAAACAGTGGCCCTGGTGGCCCCACCACGTTGAAGCCCTGTACCGGGGAGAGTATGCCCGTGCGAAAGCGCAAGGGCTCAGAGGTCCCTCGACCGAGGCCGAAGTCTACGTGGCCGAGGCGCTTGGGA from Pseudolabrys taiwanensis includes:
- a CDS encoding tyrosine-type recombinase/integrase yields the protein MTARHTILGGKVHLYKRPDARFWQCSTTVGGVRFRDSTKKDELSQAEDAAEEWYLELRSKFKRGELGELKQVNKEKTFREVAELFLREFKALTEGHRSPIYVGGHERRVKKHLNPFMGDKPISQITSGLVQEYRVHRVEQCKAAGGKAPARNTIHQEIVVIRQVLKTALRHQWIAGLPDLSEPYRLNTKVSHRAWFSPEEYRALYTETQAMAKKPPHRRYAREYAQLHDFILFMANTGLRPDEAARLEYRDVSVVDDDRSGETILVIECRGKRGYGPCKSTANAVPIFRRLQKRNQPQPTDRIFPSLQRDLFNRILEKLKLKYDREGRPRTFYSLRHTYISFRLLEGANVLQIAWNCRTSVDMIEKYYAAHIKTRLDASAINVRSGATTESGKPGVIAANDNAEEGEELAA